The proteins below come from a single Candidatus Omnitrophota bacterium genomic window:
- a CDS encoding glycosyltransferase family 39 protein: MFFLIVSIIYLLLSLVIVNTPLSDKFFLPSIYRNISIPIYYWLTAIAYLLIRARIFKEDKSIKTFLYDCFAIGLPLHLYFLLGNLLSQLSGGSLLSAIYVCYILMIAFLFSIFLALLGASKFNNIPLLLAPVSLSVLFLFQAHYFESCLIISALAVGLLLTRWITISFLANILKRFYTNKRLLILTIFIFAFIIRYAFAVNIILKTGDDYSTGHSFTQASDDGPTYDDIGKRLMKDFSSLFRGEIPLWGHWDYVYGIFLGVIYSIFGRNFYIATLFQALLGSLIPVLLFLIGEIEFSKRAGLIASLITSMNEPLIFLSTVYGHEVISLPTLIFLVFLMVKINRCEEQQKRRKMIIMAGLFLGILVLVRSVYAYFFLFLAVWFLFFRKVKLLNRIIEILVISILACLVVVGTFKITANSLKLSTVRISGVWTAERTYPPFTNISNRRLIAMGVDPFVAGMEKSVAVIIRHPFAFLRLLIELLPLRVIAYFEVYQFGYFDPIYMVNNAKIPARFPSNLEFYTSLFFLTGLIILIRNHKIFSSPFFLPLFYNVFVYGIVFAQQVPRFRESSIPFIYTIGAVGISYFWGLINSRKKVTLIG; encoded by the coding sequence ATGTTTTTCTTAATCGTTAGTATTATTTATCTTTTATTGTCCCTTGTCATTGTAAATACCCCGCTTTCTGATAAGTTCTTTTTACCGAGTATCTACCGGAATATTTCAATCCCCATTTACTACTGGTTAACAGCGATAGCCTATTTATTAATCAGGGCCCGTATATTCAAAGAAGATAAAAGCATAAAGACGTTTCTTTACGATTGTTTCGCTATCGGCCTTCCCCTCCATCTTTATTTTTTGTTAGGAAATCTCTTGTCTCAATTGTCCGGCGGTTCGCTATTATCGGCTATCTATGTATGCTATATCTTAATGATTGCCTTCCTGTTTTCAATATTTTTAGCCCTATTAGGAGCAAGTAAATTTAACAACATTCCGCTTCTTTTGGCGCCTGTCAGCCTTTCTGTTTTATTTTTGTTTCAAGCGCATTATTTTGAATCCTGTTTGATTATTTCCGCTTTAGCAGTCGGTTTATTACTTACAAGGTGGATAACGATTTCTTTCCTTGCGAATATTCTTAAACGGTTTTATACAAATAAAAGGTTGCTTATATTAACTATATTCATCTTTGCCTTTATTATCAGGTACGCCTTTGCAGTCAACATAATCTTAAAGACCGGAGACGATTATTCTACCGGTCATAGCTTTACCCAGGCCAGCGATGACGGTCCGACTTACGACGATATAGGGAAGCGTTTGATGAAAGATTTTTCTAGCCTGTTTCGCGGAGAAATACCGTTATGGGGACACTGGGATTATGTCTATGGGATATTTTTAGGGGTTATCTATTCAATATTCGGTAGAAACTTCTATATAGCTACTTTATTCCAAGCCCTCTTAGGTTCCTTAATTCCTGTTCTTCTTTTTTTGATCGGCGAAATAGAATTTTCAAAAAGGGCCGGTTTAATCGCATCTTTAATAACTTCTATGAATGAGCCGCTTATCTTCTTGTCTACGGTATATGGCCACGAGGTCATTTCGCTTCCTACGCTTATTTTTTTGGTTTTCCTTATGGTTAAGATAAACAGGTGTGAGGAGCAACAAAAGAGACGGAAGATGATAATTATGGCGGGATTGTTTCTGGGTATTTTAGTTCTCGTTCGTTCGGTTTATGCGTATTTCTTTCTTTTTCTTGCCGTCTGGTTCTTATTTTTCAGAAAGGTAAAATTATTAAACCGAATTATAGAAATTTTAGTCATAAGCATCCTTGCCTGTCTGGTAGTAGTCGGAACATTTAAAATAACAGCCAATTCATTAAAGTTGTCGACGGTAAGGATTTCCGGCGTTTGGACCGCAGAAAGGACGTACCCGCCATTTACAAATATTTCAAATAGGCGGTTAATTGCTATGGGAGTGGATCCCTTTGTAGCCGGCATGGAAAAAAGCGTTGCTGTAATTATCCGCCATCCATTTGCGTTTTTACGGTTATTAATTGAATTATTGCCTTTAAGGGTAATCGCATATTTTGAAGTATATCAATTTGGTTATTTTGATCCAATTTATATGGTAAATAACGCTAAAATACCGGCGCGCTTTCCTTCAAATTTAGAATTTTATACAAGCCTTTTCTTTTTAACTGGTTTGATAATTTTAATAAGGAATCATAAAATATTCTCTAGCCCATTTTTTTTACCGCTTTTTTATAATGTTTTCGTGTATGGGATTGTATTTGCACAACAGGTCCCCAGGTTCAGGGAGAGTTCAATCCCGTTTATATATACAATCGGCGCAGTTGGCATATCTTATTTTTGGGGCCTTATAAATTCACGTAAAAAGGTAACCCTTATAGGTTAA
- a CDS encoding glycosyltransferase family 4 protein: MRILFWVPYPKEGASNRYRVEQYLPYLRMEGIEYSLHSFWSKSAYKILYKNNRYYFKKAFSFICGTISRIIDFIAIMRYDIVFIHREAYPIGAAFFETILSILKKPIIFDFDDAIFLPAPSRPNDFIERFKRPDKVAHIIKISSHVIAGNQYLSDFALRYNRSVSIIPTPIDTDTYYPDTTRCHNKEVVIGWIGSITALFLLDAMKDIFICLSKKFPHVRFVIVGGGFSVNGLSNVMSKQWSLEEEKEDLKTFDIGIMPMPENEWTKGKCGFKAILYMSMGIPCVCSPVGVSKEIIRDGVNGFLAGTDDEWIKKLSLLIEDPELRSRLGAAGRKTVEDNYSLRVNAPKYLEILKKVYEDRYKKRGLS; the protein is encoded by the coding sequence ATGAGAATTTTGTTCTGGGTGCCTTATCCAAAAGAAGGCGCAAGTAACAGGTATAGAGTTGAACAATACCTGCCGTATCTGAGAATGGAAGGAATAGAATATTCCCTCCATTCTTTTTGGAGTAAGTCAGCATACAAAATATTATATAAAAATAATAGATATTACTTTAAAAAGGCATTTTCTTTTATATGCGGCACAATCTCACGCATTATAGATTTTATAGCGATTATGCGATACGATATTGTCTTTATACACCGTGAAGCATACCCAATCGGAGCGGCGTTTTTTGAAACTATCCTATCGATTTTAAAAAAACCAATTATTTTTGATTTTGATGACGCTATATTTCTACCAGCGCCCAGCCGCCCCAATGATTTTATCGAAAGATTTAAAAGACCCGATAAGGTCGCCCATATCATAAAAATAAGCAGCCATGTTATAGCGGGTAATCAGTATCTTTCTGACTTTGCCTTACGTTACAACCGGTCTGTTTCCATTATTCCTACGCCAATTGATACGGATACCTATTACCCAGATACTACAAGATGCCATAACAAAGAGGTTGTAATCGGGTGGATAGGGAGTATCACCGCATTATTTCTCTTGGATGCTATGAAAGATATTTTTATCTGTCTATCGAAGAAATTTCCTCATGTTCGGTTTGTAATAGTGGGTGGCGGTTTTTCCGTCAATGGCCTCTCTAACGTTATGAGTAAACAATGGTCGTTAGAAGAAGAAAAAGAGGACCTAAAGACTTTTGATATAGGTATAATGCCAATGCCGGAGAATGAATGGACAAAAGGTAAGTGCGGCTTTAAGGCTATCCTTTATATGAGCATGGGAATACCGTGCGTCTGTTCGCCGGTAGGAGTAAGCAAAGAGATAATAAGAGATGGCGTGAATGGATTCTTAGCGGGTACCGATGATGAATGGATTAAGAAGCTTTCTCTCTTGATTGAAGATCCTGAGCTCCGGAGCAGGTTGGGGGCGGCGGGAAGAAAAACAGTTGAAGATAACTACTCATTAAGGGTTAATGCGCCTAAATACCTCGAAATATTAAAGAAGGTTTATGAAGATAGGTATAAGAAAAGAGGGTTATCTTAG
- a CDS encoding class I SAM-dependent methyltransferase, with translation MKPIQIDYERGGKQKDIYEEAEVMKVPCPLCGKDEYKEIYKERGVLGVVECARCKLIYVNPRLKNPEEVYWGDAEKYFKEARLIFEGKATHHRDINYLEDLRLIHRYKPAGNFLDVGTNVGFFLNNAKKWKGWNLYGVEPSPSLSELAREYFALNIKTAFLEDAGFERNFFDVVTMTDVFEHIANPAKILNEIRRILKPDGVLFIKVPNGLFNLFKFRMAKLIGKLRNYDIFDSYEHVIHYSNKTLKEMLDKYGFQVVKVKIGKPIQLPVWHKYVGHYYQYPSPWFLDYKRQTVRSLLYFLSKIEFYLGGKNIGYFAPNIIAIARKNDL, from the coding sequence GTGAAGCCGATACAAATTGATTACGAACGAGGCGGAAAACAGAAGGATATTTATGAAGAAGCGGAAGTCATGAAAGTCCCCTGTCCCTTATGCGGTAAGGATGAATATAAAGAAATCTATAAAGAAAGGGGAGTGCTTGGCGTGGTTGAATGCGCACGTTGTAAGTTGATATATGTAAACCCGCGATTGAAGAATCCTGAAGAAGTTTATTGGGGAGACGCTGAGAAATATTTTAAAGAAGCAAGGTTAATATTTGAGGGTAAAGCAACGCATCACAGGGATATAAATTATCTGGAAGATTTGAGGTTGATTCATCGGTATAAGCCCGCCGGTAATTTTTTAGACGTGGGAACCAACGTAGGATTCTTCTTGAATAATGCAAAAAAATGGAAAGGATGGAATCTATATGGCGTTGAGCCTTCGCCTTCGCTTTCCGAGTTGGCGAGGGAATATTTCGCATTAAATATAAAGACGGCATTTTTGGAAGATGCCGGATTTGAAAGAAATTTTTTTGATGTAGTTACTATGACGGATGTCTTTGAACATATAGCCAATCCTGCTAAAATTTTAAATGAGATACGAAGGATCTTAAAGCCCGATGGAGTTTTATTTATCAAGGTTCCTAATGGGTTATTTAATCTTTTTAAATTCAGGATGGCCAAACTGATAGGGAAATTGAGAAATTACGATATATTTGATTCATACGAACACGTAATTCATTATTCAAATAAAACTCTTAAGGAAATGCTGGATAAATATGGGTTCCAGGTAGTAAAGGTCAAGATAGGAAAGCCAATTCAGCTTCCCGTTTGGCATAAATATGTGGGGCACTATTATCAATACCCCAGTCCCTGGTTCCTGGATTATAAAAGGCAAACAGTGCGCAGCCTTTTGTATTTCTTATCTAAGATAGAATTTTATCTAGGTGGAAAAAATATAGGATATTTTGCCCCGAATATAATTGCTATTGCCAGGAAGAATGATTTATAA
- a CDS encoding SGNH/GDSL hydrolase family protein, producing the protein MLNKSKYVLFSIIPLLVLFLSLEVAQRIRYSVRYNDYKWLLYGYRFQVQPVDKGIKIEKLSSKLAIEEAFSLLSIPPNTKTDRYKFIFCIGGSSTAGVFNDKYHKYPYLLNRLIGPDYIVINLGSSSRISDDYPDIIRELLLSKISLELGIFYCGYNDMFIKDVNKIYATFCNQLLNTHHIMLRYSLLISTLTEKYIIYSKNQAKTYKSDLKRYERLEKEFYKNIEECVNLLNAHKIKVVLIPEILMAKNFGTITTNYENYAEKYINIPNMLKEISAKYNCDFINLQDSFNNTDFKRYFFDTVHLTDEGNKTLSKLIFQNSRYIKELINNKE; encoded by the coding sequence ATGCTTAATAAAAGTAAATATGTCTTGTTTTCTATAATACCGCTATTAGTTTTATTCCTTTCTCTTGAGGTAGCCCAACGGATAAGATATTCAGTAAGATATAATGACTATAAGTGGTTGTTATACGGATATCGTTTTCAAGTACAACCAGTTGATAAGGGTATAAAAATTGAAAAGTTATCTTCTAAACTAGCGATAGAAGAGGCGTTTTCTCTTTTAAGCATCCCACCCAACACAAAAACTGATAGGTATAAATTTATTTTTTGCATTGGCGGTTCCTCTACGGCCGGAGTGTTTAATGATAAATATCATAAATATCCATATCTTTTAAACCGATTAATCGGCCCCGATTACATAGTTATAAATCTAGGTTCTTCCTCCCGTATTTCAGATGATTATCCAGACATTATTAGAGAGCTATTACTGAGTAAAATATCGCTAGAATTAGGGATATTTTACTGCGGATACAATGATATGTTCATAAAGGATGTGAATAAAATTTATGCTACCTTTTGTAATCAATTACTGAACACCCATCATATTATGCTACGTTATAGTTTATTGATTTCCACTTTAACGGAAAAATATATTATATACAGTAAAAATCAGGCTAAGACTTATAAAAGCGATTTAAAAAGATATGAGAGGCTAGAAAAAGAATTTTATAAAAATATAGAAGAATGCGTGAATTTACTGAACGCGCACAAGATAAAAGTAGTATTGATACCGGAAATATTAATGGCAAAAAACTTCGGAACGATAACAACCAATTATGAAAATTATGCAGAGAAGTATATAAACATACCGAATATGCTCAAAGAAATTTCAGCAAAATATAATTGCGACTTTATTAATCTGCAGGATTCATTCAATAATACTGATTTCAAAAGATATTTTTTTGATACCGTTCATTTAACGGACGAAGGAAATAAAACCTTAAGTAAATTAATTTTTCAGAACTCCAGATATATTAAAGAATTAATCAATAATAAAGAATGA
- a CDS encoding transglutaminase-like domain-containing protein, with amino-acid sequence MKSKLNKLLFFILILISIFVFLNISVTTRQGINYELHTIKIPLYLKVLDFFDRYYNYKELTKRIVKDAGSEEEKIMRIFEWTHNNIRKAPQELPLVDDHAWYIIVRGYGAKDQSQDVFTTLCNIAGIDAFFSTVSNEDKTDEIPLSFVKMQKKLYVMDAYHGVYFKNSKGRLADIESRNDWVKVSLDNEPNIDYTPYLDNLCTIKDFYLSRPSIQSPLNRLLFEIKRRTR; translated from the coding sequence ATGAAAAGTAAATTAAATAAACTGTTGTTTTTTATTTTAATATTAATAAGCATATTTGTTTTTCTTAATATAAGCGTTACAACCAGGCAGGGGATTAATTATGAGCTGCATACAATTAAGATACCTTTATACCTTAAGGTTTTAGATTTCTTTGACCGATATTATAATTATAAGGAATTGACCAAAAGGATAGTTAAAGATGCAGGCAGTGAGGAAGAAAAAATAATGAGGATATTTGAATGGACGCACAATAATATAAGAAAAGCACCCCAAGAGCTACCTCTCGTAGACGACCACGCCTGGTATATTATAGTAAGAGGGTACGGCGCTAAAGATCAATCCCAAGATGTATTTACTACCCTTTGTAATATTGCCGGCATAGATGCGTTTTTCTCTACGGTAAGTAACGAAGATAAAACTGATGAAATTCCGCTCTCATTCGTCAAGATGCAAAAAAAATTGTATGTTATGGATGCGTATCACGGCGTTTATTTTAAAAATTCTAAAGGAAGGCTTGCAGATATAGAGTCACGAAATGATTGGGTGAAGGTTAGTTTAGATAATGAGCCAAATATAGATTATACCCCGTATCTCGATAATCTCTGCACTATAAAAGATTTTTATTTAAGCCGCCCGAGTATTCAGTCTCCGCTTAATCGATTGCTTTTTGAAATTAAAAGACGGACTCGCTAA
- the asnB gene encoding asparagine synthase (glutamine-hydrolyzing): MCGICGILDYRGTAIKKDLLLSMCRAMPHRGPDDEGIYIDIPVSGPCVGLGHRRLKIIDLSQAGHQPMPNEDKTVWIVFNGEVYNFKELRAELIEKGHVFQSNTDTECVIHLYEEYGEDCVSYLRGMFAFAIWDRKSQILILARDRVGKKPVLYYHKDNKFCFASEFCALLAGDAIDREINPETIDYYLTLGYIPAPLTIYKDIFKLPAAHILVLKNNALTIKKYWELNYKDKIKISEQEAAEEVLRLLKEAVSIRLYSDVPLGAFLSGGIDSSTVVALMSQLSANKIKTFSIGFQESNYDELKYARNIAERFDTEHREFIVKPEALRIIPLLVERYGEPYADSSCIPTYYVSQQTRQYVTVALNGDGGDELFAGYERYQAMLAAERIPKMAKKIISGFSAALPDSVNFKSKARRFKRFLTGAVLPAQLRYIKWIGIFDDSLKKNVYSENFMGLTSQTDVLSFIKPFLDTSCGMSTIDSLLLTDTVTYLPYDLLVKVDITSMANSLEARSPFLDQRLMEFVARLPAEYKMKNFVKKYILKKAVKDLVPRENIHRKKMGFGVPVGEWFREELKDFTYETLLSTAASRRGYFKTIAIKNIIDQHISRQKDYTFHLWSLLMLELWHRRFIDK, from the coding sequence ATGTGCGGAATTTGCGGGATTTTAGATTACAGGGGTACTGCCATAAAAAAAGATTTGCTTTTGAGTATGTGCCGTGCAATGCCACATCGCGGTCCAGATGATGAGGGCATTTATATAGATATTCCGGTTTCCGGCCCTTGCGTAGGATTAGGGCACAGAAGATTAAAAATTATTGATTTATCCCAAGCGGGGCATCAACCGATGCCAAATGAAGATAAGACGGTTTGGATTGTCTTTAATGGAGAGGTTTATAATTTTAAAGAACTGAGGGCTGAATTGATAGAGAAGGGCCACGTATTTCAATCTAACACCGATACAGAATGCGTTATTCATCTATATGAGGAATACGGCGAGGATTGCGTAAGTTATCTGCGGGGCATGTTTGCTTTTGCTATCTGGGATAGGAAAAGCCAGATTCTTATATTGGCCAGAGATAGGGTCGGGAAAAAGCCCGTTCTTTATTATCACAAAGATAATAAATTCTGTTTTGCTTCAGAATTTTGTGCGCTTTTAGCAGGTGATGCTATCGACAGAGAGATAAATCCGGAAACGATCGATTACTACCTTACCTTAGGGTATATCCCTGCCCCATTGACAATTTATAAAGATATCTTTAAGCTCCCTGCGGCGCATATCCTTGTGCTTAAAAATAACGCACTTACGATAAAGAAATACTGGGAATTAAACTATAAAGATAAAATCAAAATATCAGAACAAGAAGCGGCGGAGGAAGTATTGCGATTGCTTAAAGAGGCGGTTAGTATTCGATTGTATAGCGATGTCCCTTTAGGCGCGTTTTTAAGCGGCGGAATCGATTCTAGCACTGTAGTTGCCTTAATGAGTCAGTTATCCGCCAATAAAATTAAGACTTTTTCTATCGGTTTCCAGGAGAGCAATTATGACGAACTGAAATATGCTAGAAATATCGCGGAAAGATTCGATACGGAACACCGCGAATTTATTGTAAAACCCGAAGCCTTGAGAATAATCCCATTATTAGTAGAGCGATATGGAGAGCCTTATGCTGATTCTTCCTGTATCCCCACATATTACGTCTCCCAGCAGACTAGGCAATACGTTACCGTCGCTCTTAATGGCGATGGGGGCGATGAATTGTTTGCGGGATACGAAAGGTATCAGGCAATGCTGGCGGCTGAAAGAATACCGAAGATGGCTAAAAAGATAATCAGCGGCTTTTCTGCGGCCTTGCCGGATTCCGTTAATTTTAAAAGCAAGGCAAGAAGGTTTAAAAGATTCCTTACCGGAGCCGTTTTGCCTGCTCAGTTAAGATATATTAAATGGATCGGCATATTTGATGATAGTTTGAAAAAAAACGTATACTCGGAAAATTTTATGGGATTGACGTCTCAGACGGATGTTTTAAGCTTTATCAAGCCATTTTTGGATACATCCTGTGGCATGTCCACGATAGATTCACTTCTTTTAACCGATACAGTAACTTACCTGCCTTATGATTTATTAGTCAAGGTTGATATAACGAGCATGGCAAATTCTTTAGAGGCACGTTCGCCATTTCTGGATCAGAGGCTTATGGAGTTTGTCGCCCGGTTACCGGCAGAGTATAAAATGAAAAATTTTGTTAAGAAATATATTTTAAAAAAGGCAGTTAAAGATTTAGTGCCCCGGGAAAATATCCATAGAAAAAAAATGGGTTTTGGCGTGCCTGTAGGAGAGTGGTTTAGAGAGGAACTGAAAGACTTTACTTATGAAACGCTTCTTTCTACTGCTGCTTCAAGAAGGGGATATTTTAAAACAATAGCGATTAAGAATATAATCGACCAGCATATTTCAAGACAAAAAGATTACACCTTTCATCTTTGGTCTCTCTTGATGCTTGAGTTATGGCATAGGAGGTTTATTGATAAATGA
- a CDS encoding radical SAM protein has product MNIMFVQNGTEHLGIEALSSWLKKNNHKVDLAFDPGIFSGYAFLNNKRLASFFDPRIKKKVLQKIINDKPDIVAFSIFTGNYQWAVSIAKEIKKHFQTLVVFGGPHATACKEIVINNDCVDIVVVGEGEDALLEIANRWDKKDIPENIQNTVIKKDGKTIINPIRPYIKDLDSYPFFDKQLFYDKVPQWEEAYLTMTSRGCTYNCAYCTNSMFQSVYNFEKMHVRRRSVENVIEELKVFKKRGIAKKIFFGDDVFIFNKDGWFEKFAERYKREINIPYWCCVHALSVKPDIVRLLKESGCLMVTMGIQSGSGRIRNDILERKESLEKIIEVSELIKKYGILLSVDNIFGSPTETPQDMLESLKLYLRIKPDRINSFWLTYFPRTKIIDYALSSKEITESEIRKIENGEVGFISMSYRGMVKKNVDDYFLCQILFNLITLNQKLAERAIPRMALLKKMPGKEFINAVFILLNVIKIRDFKFFNLFKYIFSKKKVP; this is encoded by the coding sequence ATGAATATAATGTTTGTACAAAACGGGACGGAGCATTTAGGCATAGAGGCGCTTTCCAGCTGGTTAAAGAAAAATAATCATAAAGTTGACCTTGCATTTGACCCCGGGATCTTTAGCGGCTATGCCTTTTTAAATAATAAAAGGTTAGCCAGCTTTTTTGACCCCAGGATAAAAAAGAAGGTATTGCAGAAAATAATAAACGATAAACCCGATATAGTCGCTTTTTCAATTTTTACCGGAAATTATCAGTGGGCTGTTAGCATAGCAAAAGAGATAAAGAAACATTTCCAGACTTTAGTTGTATTCGGCGGGCCCCACGCTACAGCTTGTAAGGAGATAGTAATAAATAATGACTGCGTAGATATTGTTGTCGTCGGAGAAGGCGAGGACGCGTTATTAGAAATTGCAAACAGGTGGGATAAAAAGGATATCCCCGAAAACATACAAAATACCGTGATAAAAAAAGACGGGAAAACCATTATCAATCCTATAAGACCCTATATAAAAGATTTGGATAGTTACCCCTTTTTTGATAAACAGCTTTTTTATGATAAGGTCCCGCAGTGGGAAGAGGCATATTTGACAATGACTTCAAGGGGGTGCACTTATAATTGTGCTTATTGCACTAACAGCATGTTTCAGTCAGTATATAATTTCGAAAAGATGCATGTGAGGAGACGCAGCGTTGAAAACGTAATAGAAGAGTTAAAGGTATTTAAGAAAAGAGGTATTGCAAAAAAAATATTTTTTGGAGATGATGTTTTTATTTTTAATAAAGACGGCTGGTTTGAGAAATTTGCCGAACGCTATAAAAGAGAAATTAATATTCCCTACTGGTGCTGCGTGCACGCCCTTTCCGTAAAACCCGATATCGTAAGGCTGTTAAAAGAATCCGGTTGCCTGATGGTTACGATGGGGATTCAATCGGGTTCAGGCAGGATAAGGAATGATATCCTTGAAAGAAAAGAAAGCCTTGAAAAAATTATAGAGGTTTCCGAGTTAATAAAAAAATACGGGATACTTTTATCGGTGGATAATATTTTCGGCTCGCCTACCGAAACACCGCAGGATATGTTAGAATCCTTAAAATTATATTTAAGGATAAAACCCGATAGGATAAATTCTTTTTGGTTAACTTATTTCCCCAGGACTAAAATTATCGATTATGCCTTAAGTAGTAAAGAAATTACCGAAAGTGAAATTAGAAAAATAGAAAACGGAGAAGTAGGATTTATAAGCATGTCATACAGGGGTATGGTAAAAAAGAACGTGGATGATTATTTTTTATGCCAGATTCTCTTTAACCTTATTACCCTAAACCAGAAACTGGCAGAGCGTGCAATACCTCGCATGGCTTTATTAAAGAAGATGCCCGGTAAGGAATTCATTAATGCCGTTTTTATCCTGCTCAACGTAATAAAAATTAGAGATTTTAAATTTTTTAATCTCTTCAAGTATATTTTCTCTAAAAAAAAGGTCCCCTGA
- a CDS encoding glycosyltransferase family 2 protein: MLISVVIPFYNEQENIDELYRRLISIFNKHNNYNFEIIAVNDGSKDDTLNRLKNYKLKDKRIKIVDLSRNFGHQIAISAGISFSKGNAVVILDADLQDPPELIPEFINKWREGFEVVYGIREKRKENIFKKVCYYLFYRILQSISHVNIPLDSGDCCLMDKKVVDILRNIPERNRFIRGIRSWIGYRQVGIRYERGCRYAGQPKYTILKLIKLALDGAISFSHFPLRVSSLLGILISIISFLIGIILIIKRLIYGSLVYGLTSIIVSVLFIGGIQLIAIGIIGEYIGRIYDETKQRPIFIVKEVIE, translated from the coding sequence ATGTTAATATCCGTAGTTATCCCCTTTTACAACGAACAAGAGAATATTGATGAGCTTTATAGGCGGCTCATCAGTATATTTAATAAACATAATAATTATAATTTTGAGATTATTGCTGTAAACGATGGTAGCAAGGATGATACGTTAAACAGGCTTAAGAATTACAAGCTAAAAGATAAAAGAATAAAGATAGTAGACCTTTCTAGAAACTTCGGGCATCAGATTGCAATAAGCGCCGGCATAAGTTTCTCCAAGGGTAACGCGGTTGTTATACTGGATGCCGACCTGCAGGATCCTCCGGAGTTAATTCCCGAGTTTATTAATAAATGGAGAGAAGGTTTTGAGGTAGTCTACGGTATCAGGGAAAAACGTAAAGAGAATATTTTTAAAAAAGTATGCTATTATTTATTCTATAGGATACTCCAAAGCATTTCCCATGTTAATATCCCTCTGGATTCCGGAGATTGTTGCCTTATGGATAAAAAGGTAGTAGATATCTTAAGGAATATTCCAGAAAGGAACAGATTCATCCGCGGGATAAGAAGCTGGATTGGATATAGGCAGGTAGGTATCAGGTACGAAAGGGGTTGTCGCTACGCCGGCCAACCGAAATACACAATCTTAAAACTTATTAAGCTGGCTTTGGACGGAGCAATTTCTTTCTCTCACTTTCCGCTAAGAGTCAGTTCGCTCCTCGGTATCCTTATTTCTATTATTAGTTTTTTAATCGGTATAATTTTAATTATTAAAAGGCTTATATATGGTTCTTTAGTTTACGGCCTTACCTCCATTATTGTTTCCGTATTGTTTATCGGAGGTATACAGCTTATAGCAATAGGCATAATAGGGGAGTACATCGGAAGAATTTACGATGAGACCAAACAGAGGCCGATATTCATTGTAAAAGAAGTAATTGAATAG
- a CDS encoding methyltransferase domain-containing protein: MELTKLINILACPDDRGVLHIKSDNLIVCRLCGREFSIIEGIPMLLPENIPGHQNKFSHQKWNQYNVFENLSKDTSYYDNYYTRDILKYIAKFLTGRGAFLEIGVGAGFIAMEAAKRGYDTFGIDISFDALLYAKKRFRQKGLELTAVCGDITSMPFKDNIFDFIFGSGVIEHILDTRKAVREQQRCLVSGGITYQTVPAFSFSTMTYGQLWGGIPNVIFLKNIFEIIHMRILRGKHMLFGYEKLFTLRQLNGIMESNKLQVLESGVFHLYRPINFLSNPRLIEFCNKLLQYRPFCHMIYTCAKKQF, from the coding sequence ATGGAATTAACAAAACTGATTAATATTTTGGCCTGTCCTGATGACCGCGGGGTGCTGCATATAAAAAGCGATAATCTTATTGTTTGCAGGCTTTGCGGGCGAGAATTCAGTATTATAGAAGGGATCCCCATGCTTTTGCCGGAAAATATACCGGGGCATCAAAATAAATTTTCCCATCAGAAATGGAACCAATACAATGTCTTCGAAAACCTGTCTAAAGATACTTCTTATTACGATAATTATTATACTCGGGATATCCTTAAATATATTGCTAAGTTTTTAACGGGTAGAGGGGCTTTTTTAGAAATTGGGGTTGGCGCGGGTTTTATAGCTATGGAAGCGGCCAAGAGAGGATACGATACTTTCGGAATAGATATTTCATTTGATGCATTACTTTATGCTAAGAAGCGTTTTAGACAAAAAGGCCTTGAATTAACTGCTGTATGCGGGGATATTACCAGCATGCCTTTTAAGGATAATATCTTTGATTTTATATTCGGAAGCGGCGTGATAGAACATATTCTTGACACGCGAAAGGCTGTTAGAGAGCAGCAGCGCTGCTTGGTCTCTGGAGGCATAACTTATCAAACTGTACCAGCCTTTTCTTTCAGCACCATGACCTATGGACAATTATGGGGCGGAATCCCTAACGTCATTTTCTTAAAGAATATTTTTGAGATTATTCATATGCGCATTCTAAGAGGAAAACACATGTTATTTGGATATGAAAAATTATTTACCCTTAGGCAGTTGAACGGAATTATGGAATCAAACAAATTACAAGTCTTAGAAAGCGGGGTATTCCATCTTTACAGGCCGATAAATTTTTTAAGTAACCCCCGCTTAATAGAGTTTTGCAATAAATTATTGCAATACAGACCGTTCTGCCATATGATATATACCTGCGCAAAAAAACAATTTTGA